A part of Chryseobacterium arthrosphaerae genomic DNA contains:
- a CDS encoding TIGR04139 family peptide modification target: MKKLMGMKKSFSSLENKKIKRSELKFVNGSLIALADYTIESNTAPAGCYESDHYAYNGGPYRGRVTVC, from the coding sequence ATGAAAAAATTAATGGGAATGAAGAAAAGTTTTTCTTCACTAGAAAACAAAAAAATCAAAAGAAGTGAGTTGAAATTTGTAAACGGAAGTCTTATTGCCCTTGCAGACTATACGATCGAGTCTAATACAGCGCCAGCAGGATGTTATGAATCTGACCACTATGCTTATAACGGTGGTCCGTACAGAGGAAGAGTAACAGTTTGCTAA
- the gwsG gene encoding grasp-with-spasm system ATP-grasp peptide maturase: protein MILIISNNGDTTTTKVIRELSSMGKQLIRVHEDEVFEIKTEKKRIYLISDRNRFFLDEITSTWYRRGGIRFKRLSYNNESLHIHMDETQHWLEDYVIKTLESKKSINKQSNSHVNKLLVLKKAQEAGLDVPHFFLAENTDEVKIGQTITKAITENVILDAIDQYSDAILYTSVVEEREYKDFFITFFQEKVEKDFEIRSFYLEGTLWSTAIFSQNDEQTKTDFRKYNQKKPNRRIPYRLPESIEEKTRQLMRSLDLNCGSIDFIKSGDYFYFLEVNPVGQFLGLSTICNYSLEKEIAQYL from the coding sequence ATGATACTCATTATATCGAATAACGGAGATACCACCACAACGAAAGTCATCCGCGAGCTTTCTTCTATGGGAAAACAATTGATCCGGGTACATGAAGATGAAGTTTTTGAAATAAAAACAGAAAAAAAAAGAATTTATCTGATCAGTGACAGAAACAGGTTTTTCCTGGATGAAATTACCAGTACATGGTACAGAAGAGGAGGAATACGATTTAAAAGATTATCTTATAATAATGAATCGCTGCATATTCATATGGATGAAACCCAGCATTGGCTGGAAGACTATGTAATTAAAACTCTGGAATCAAAAAAAAGCATCAATAAACAGAGTAACAGCCATGTTAATAAACTATTGGTACTGAAAAAGGCCCAGGAAGCGGGATTAGATGTCCCTCATTTTTTTCTGGCAGAAAATACTGATGAAGTAAAGATTGGCCAAACCATTACCAAAGCCATTACAGAAAATGTAATATTGGATGCTATTGATCAATATTCTGATGCTATCCTGTACACTTCTGTGGTAGAAGAAAGAGAATACAAAGATTTTTTCATCACCTTTTTTCAGGAAAAAGTAGAAAAAGACTTTGAAATACGAAGTTTTTATCTGGAGGGTACACTATGGTCCACTGCTATTTTTTCCCAGAATGATGAGCAGACCAAAACAGATTTCAGGAAATACAATCAAAAAAAACCCAACAGGAGAATCCCTTATCGATTACCTGAAAGTATTGAAGAAAAAACACGTCAGCTGATGCGTTCTTTAGATCTGAACTGTGGCTCAATAGACTTTATCAAAAGTGGTGATTATTTCTATTTTTTAGAAGTAAACCCCGTAGGACAGTTTTTGGGATTATCTACAATCTGTAATTATTCATTAGAAAAAGAAATTGCTCAGTACTTATGA
- the gwsS gene encoding grasp-with-spasm system SPASM domain peptide maturase encodes MKYFNIFSNILIAKGATRILISDLQRNSSDLYPLEFFDVIEELKNNSIEDILKDYDKESQQIIHEYINLLLEKEYGFITDGNWDKNFLPLSLKYHEPSQVSNIFIELDSLSVLDTIKHSIDNLGIQHLVIYSAKELLLKEIQEIDYKFQDSTLTGIEIYCPFHSTITSEGINELNNNLSRIYRVVFYNCTKTPVSLTDPLNFDVIFSPESIQISACGKVDLKYFNTNLSKITEALHHNSCLHKKIGIDIEGNIRNCPLMQENFGNIHQISLEEALDKQGLKKYWNLTKDHIESCKDCEFRYVCTDCRAYTERTSYNQEELDVSKPLKCGYDPYTGIWEDWAKNPLKQKAIQHYRLENISHQISS; translated from the coding sequence ATGAAATATTTCAACATATTCAGTAATATTTTAATAGCGAAAGGAGCTACAAGGATCCTTATTTCCGATCTGCAGCGAAATTCTTCTGACCTGTATCCATTAGAGTTCTTTGATGTCATTGAAGAATTAAAAAACAATTCTATTGAAGATATTCTGAAAGACTATGATAAAGAGTCCCAGCAAATTATTCATGAGTACATAAATCTGCTACTTGAAAAAGAATACGGTTTCATCACTGACGGAAATTGGGATAAGAATTTCCTCCCTCTTTCACTGAAATATCATGAGCCAAGCCAGGTTTCAAATATTTTCATTGAACTCGACAGTCTGTCAGTTCTTGATACAATAAAACATTCTATTGACAACCTCGGAATACAACATTTAGTTATCTACTCCGCAAAGGAACTTCTTCTGAAAGAAATTCAGGAAATTGATTACAAGTTTCAGGATTCCACACTTACCGGTATTGAGATATACTGCCCTTTTCATAGTACTATAACCTCAGAAGGTATAAATGAGCTTAATAATAATCTATCCAGAATATACCGTGTTGTATTTTATAATTGTACAAAGACTCCGGTTTCTCTCACAGATCCGTTAAATTTTGATGTTATTTTCAGCCCCGAAAGCATTCAGATATCAGCCTGTGGAAAAGTAGATCTGAAATATTTCAACACCAATCTTTCAAAAATAACTGAAGCTCTTCATCATAACTCCTGCTTACACAAGAAAATCGGAATTGATATAGAGGGAAATATCAGGAACTGTCCTTTGATGCAGGAAAACTTTGGTAATATACATCAAATCAGTCTTGAAGAAGCTTTGGACAAACAAGGGTTAAAAAAATACTGGAATCTCACCAAAGATCATATAGAAAGCTGTAAAGACTGTGAATTCCGATATGTATGTACAGACTGCAGAGCTTACACAGAAAGGACCAGCTATAACCAGGAAGAGCTTGATGTTTCAAAACCTTTAAAGTGCGGTTATGATCCTTATACGGGAATTTGGGAAGACTGGGCGAAAAATCCTTTAAAACAAAAGGCAATACAGCATTATAGACTGGAAAATATTTCTCATCAGATATCTTCTTAA
- a CDS encoding vitamin K epoxide reductase family protein, whose translation MIFDKLINYLKLDKQEFIFQFNSHPNYPSALAFSDTLNFMGVKNDAYELDKEYWDELPEEFIAIVENSFSLVKKSGSSYAVYSEKAKTFEKEELYKKSTDFVLLFEKTEKAENKSVFNFKPVLYGIFAVIIAYSFISQTIFEAIFNILSLAGVYISLEIFNQKFGNTSTVIGSICGGGAAAAQTVNSCDKIIKQDKTSILGLKFSDFSLIYFTGLAVLGLFLPATAYIVKGFTLVSVIAIGYSVYVQAFVEKTFCRVCLLIISILAAQLIISLVFFQNLTFGIGALLLTVILWGLIFSAVKYFNTLLEEKETLQKANAKNLRFKRNYELFKSQLQQNDKIVFQDTETFSVGRKDSKLRISIVSNPYCGFCKDAHKLAEGLLEKYPDDISLQMRFNYFSDRTHDKYTQLISDLTHIYHNKPEKDFLHAVETWFETKDESKINALSGGVPTSENLNPLVEMSVENSNAGLSFTPIFIINGYQFPDKYDREDLPFFIDELIDDEEI comes from the coding sequence ATGATTTTTGACAAACTAATTAACTATCTCAAACTAGATAAACAGGAGTTTATTTTCCAGTTTAACTCCCACCCTAATTATCCTTCTGCATTGGCATTTAGCGATACATTAAACTTTATGGGGGTGAAAAATGATGCTTATGAACTTGACAAAGAATATTGGGACGAACTTCCGGAAGAATTTATAGCGATTGTTGAAAACTCATTCTCTCTCGTAAAAAAATCGGGAAGCAGTTATGCCGTTTATTCAGAGAAAGCAAAGACATTTGAAAAAGAAGAACTTTATAAAAAATCTACAGACTTCGTACTCTTATTTGAAAAGACAGAGAAAGCAGAGAATAAATCCGTCTTCAATTTCAAGCCGGTACTGTATGGCATCTTTGCAGTTATCATTGCCTATTCTTTTATAAGTCAAACCATATTTGAAGCTATTTTTAATATCCTTTCGCTGGCAGGAGTTTATATTTCCCTTGAAATTTTCAATCAGAAATTCGGAAATACTTCTACGGTGATCGGAAGTATATGCGGTGGCGGAGCGGCAGCTGCGCAGACTGTCAATTCCTGTGATAAGATTATCAAACAGGATAAAACCAGTATTCTGGGATTAAAATTTTCAGATTTCTCACTGATTTACTTTACAGGACTTGCCGTGCTGGGACTGTTTTTACCGGCAACAGCATATATCGTTAAAGGCTTTACCTTAGTTTCCGTGATTGCAATAGGATACTCGGTTTACGTTCAGGCTTTTGTAGAAAAAACATTTTGCAGGGTTTGTCTTTTGATTATCTCGATTCTTGCTGCTCAGCTGATCATTAGTTTAGTATTTTTCCAGAATCTGACTTTTGGAATCGGAGCACTTCTGCTGACGGTTATCCTTTGGGGACTTATTTTCTCTGCCGTAAAATATTTCAACACGTTACTTGAAGAGAAAGAAACTCTGCAGAAAGCCAACGCAAAGAACCTTAGATTTAAAAGAAATTACGAACTTTTTAAAAGCCAGCTTCAGCAGAATGACAAAATAGTATTCCAGGATACCGAAACATTTTCTGTAGGCCGGAAGGATTCAAAACTCCGCATTTCTATTGTTTCAAATCCATACTGTGGATTCTGTAAAGATGCCCATAAACTGGCGGAAGGACTGTTGGAAAAGTATCCTGATGATATTTCCCTGCAGATGCGGTTCAATTATTTCTCAGACAGAACCCATGACAAATATACACAGCTAATTTCCGATCTTACCCATATCTACCATAATAAACCTGAAAAAGACTTCCTTCATGCTGTAGAAACATGGTTTGAAACCAAGGATGAAAGTAAGATCAATGCCCTGTCCGGAGGAGTACCTACATCAGAAAATCTGAATCCTCTGGTAGAAATGTCAGTAGAAAACAGTAACGCCGGATTAAGCTTTACCCCCATCTTTATCATCAACGGATATCAGTTTCCGGATAAGTATGATCGTGAAGATCTTCCGTTCTTCATTGATGAATTAATTGATGATGAGGAGATATAA
- a CDS encoding bacteriocin-like protein: MKNLKKLTRANLSVLKGGITEECARIQSEASYCESKINPPKEGAINACNKWCYY; the protein is encoded by the coding sequence ATGAAAAATCTAAAAAAACTTACGAGAGCTAATTTAAGCGTGTTAAAAGGAGGAATTACTGAAGAATGTGCAAGAATTCAGAGTGAAGCAAGCTATTGCGAATCTAAAATCAATCCGCCTAAAGAAGGGGCAATAAACGCCTGCAACAAATGGTGCTATTACTAG
- a CDS encoding peptidase domain-containing ABC transporter, which produces MKKFPFYKQPDTKDCGPTCLRIVSKHYGKSISLQQIRNLSETTREGSSLLGLSDAAENLGFRSMGVQIDFNTLAEEVPFPCIAHWNKNHFVVVYKIDKNNKVYISDPSYGLITYTRDEFIKFWIGENANENTEEGIVLILETTPSFFQTEFDSEESKASFTFLSKYLFKYKTLVIQLAVGLLAGSLLSLIFPFLTQSIVDVGIQNQDINFIYLVLLAQVMLFLGRMGIETIRSWILLHLSARINISIISDFFIKLMKLPISFFDTRMTGDIMQRINDHHRIEQLLTSSSLNTLFSLVNLIIFSIVLLFYDYRLFIVYLVGAVSYIGWITFFLKKRKELDYKRFSQVSQEQSKVIELINGMQEIKMHNAEKQKRWDWEFLQVKLFKIRIKSLSLEQWQSVGGNFINQMKDIIVSFLSAKLVLSGNLTLGMMLSVQYIIGQLNSPLLQLIDFIKQTQDAKISLERLGEIHDKDDEEDKNEHYAMDVPQKDIEITDMSFRYIGSDVPVFENLNLTIPYRQTTAIVGASGSGKTTLLKLLMKFYDPDQGEIKIGNTNLKNVSPRFWRDHCGVVMQEGYVFNDTIANNIAVGEDHIDKQKLRRAVEIANIKEFIESLPLSYNTKIGNEGVGVSGGQKQRLFIARAVYKSPEYILFDEATSALDANNEKVIMENLEQFFKGKTAVVIAHRLSTVRHADKIIVLDKGKVVEEGSHAELVDLRGEYYRLVRNQLELGS; this is translated from the coding sequence TTGAAAAAATTTCCTTTTTATAAGCAACCGGACACTAAAGACTGCGGGCCTACCTGCCTGAGGATCGTAAGCAAGCATTATGGCAAAAGTATATCGCTCCAGCAGATCCGTAACCTCTCTGAAACGACACGTGAGGGCAGCAGTCTCCTTGGTTTGAGTGATGCTGCAGAAAATCTGGGATTCCGTTCAATGGGAGTCCAGATAGATTTCAATACCCTCGCAGAAGAGGTCCCTTTCCCTTGTATTGCACATTGGAACAAAAATCATTTTGTTGTCGTTTATAAAATTGATAAAAATAATAAGGTCTATATATCAGATCCCAGCTATGGGCTGATCACCTATACCCGTGACGAATTCATCAAATTCTGGATTGGTGAAAATGCCAATGAAAATACGGAAGAAGGTATTGTTCTGATCCTGGAAACAACCCCGTCATTCTTTCAGACAGAGTTTGACAGTGAAGAAAGCAAAGCCAGCTTCACGTTTCTTTCCAAATACCTCTTCAAATATAAGACACTTGTCATACAGCTAGCCGTAGGATTACTGGCAGGGAGTTTACTTTCCCTGATCTTTCCGTTTCTTACCCAAAGTATTGTAGACGTCGGGATACAGAATCAGGATATTAATTTTATTTATCTGGTATTGCTTGCCCAGGTCATGCTGTTCCTTGGAAGAATGGGGATAGAAACCATCAGAAGCTGGATCCTCCTTCACCTGTCTGCAAGAATCAATATTTCGATTATCTCCGACTTCTTTATCAAGCTGATGAAGCTTCCTATAAGCTTCTTTGATACAAGGATGACCGGTGATATCATGCAGAGGATCAATGACCACCACAGAATCGAACAGCTTTTGACAAGCTCTTCACTGAATACTTTATTCTCGCTTGTCAATCTTATTATTTTCAGTATTGTCCTTTTATTTTATGATTACAGGCTTTTCATTGTATATCTTGTAGGTGCCGTATCTTACATCGGATGGATCACATTCTTCCTGAAAAAAAGAAAAGAACTTGATTACAAAAGATTCTCCCAGGTTTCTCAGGAACAGAGTAAAGTGATAGAGCTGATCAACGGAATGCAGGAAATTAAAATGCATAATGCTGAAAAACAGAAACGCTGGGACTGGGAATTTTTACAGGTAAAACTGTTTAAGATCAGAATAAAATCGCTTTCATTAGAGCAATGGCAGTCTGTAGGAGGAAACTTCATCAACCAGATGAAGGACATCATTGTAAGCTTCCTTTCTGCCAAGCTTGTTTTAAGCGGTAATCTTACCCTGGGAATGATGCTTTCCGTACAGTATATTATCGGACAGCTGAACAGCCCTCTTCTACAGCTCATCGACTTTATCAAACAAACCCAGGATGCCAAAATTTCCCTTGAAAGATTAGGTGAGATTCATGATAAAGACGACGAAGAAGATAAGAACGAACATTATGCAATGGATGTTCCGCAAAAAGACATCGAGATCACTGATATGTCTTTCAGGTACATCGGGTCTGATGTTCCTGTTTTTGAAAATCTGAACCTTACCATTCCTTACCGCCAGACTACAGCTATTGTAGGAGCCAGCGGAAGTGGGAAGACAACTCTTCTGAAACTCCTGATGAAATTTTATGATCCGGATCAGGGAGAAATCAAAATCGGAAATACCAATCTTAAAAACGTTTCCCCAAGATTCTGGAGAGATCATTGCGGCGTGGTAATGCAGGAAGGATATGTATTTAATGATACAATAGCCAATAATATTGCTGTAGGCGAAGATCATATTGACAAGCAGAAACTAAGAAGGGCGGTAGAAATTGCCAATATCAAAGAATTTATTGAGAGTCTTCCGTTAAGCTATAATACAAAGATCGGAAATGAAGGGGTAGGGGTAAGCGGCGGACAAAAACAAAGACTCTTCATTGCAAGAGCCGTATACAAATCTCCGGAGTACATCCTGTTCGATGAAGCAACGTCAGCATTGGATGCCAATAATGAGAAAGTCATTATGGAAAACCTTGAGCAGTTCTTTAAAGGCAAAACAGCAGTAGTCATTGCCCACAGACTTTCCACAGTAAGACATGCTGATAAAATCATTGTGCTGGATAAAGGAAAGGTAGTGGAAGAAGGCAGCCATGCAGAACTGGTAGATCTACGGGGAGAATATTACAGGCTGGTAAGAAATCAGCTTGAGTTAGGAAGCTAA
- a CDS encoding HlyD family secretion protein encodes MKEDVLDNIELRSESVQDILTQPPHWMIRWGNTVIFIILLLILVMSYIIKYPEFVPAPIIVTSQNPPEKIEARISSKIEKIFIKDHQPVKKNEVLMVMQSAANYKDILELKKIVDSTAPNQLYSFPIYRTAGFKLGELQGEYNNFAKAFQDEELFTRLQPYAPENLATNQSLSEYKVRMTTLKQQKNLESLKYDLTKKNFNRSQELFNQGVISAMELENEKIKYLQAQQNLENINISISQAEEGISNLNKTRSGTAINTEKDKITYSSQTLQLFEQLRKSLKQWEQNYLVISSTDGVASFQQFFGENQFVKSGEPILSILPENKEKLVGRMSVPTTNSGKIIPGEKVLIKLDNYRFQEYGIIEGKVQNISLIPDEKGNYYVDVVLPKGLKTSYNKTLTFDKELRGSAEIVTEDLRLIERFFYQIRKLLGYQS; translated from the coding sequence ATGAAAGAAGACGTTTTAGACAATATTGAACTCCGCTCAGAAAGCGTACAGGATATTCTTACCCAGCCACCCCATTGGATGATCCGCTGGGGAAATACCGTTATATTTATTATCCTGCTCCTTATCCTTGTGATGAGCTACATTATAAAATACCCGGAATTCGTACCCGCTCCTATTATTGTAACCTCTCAGAATCCACCGGAGAAAATAGAAGCGAGGATCAGTTCCAAAATAGAGAAAATATTCATCAAAGACCATCAGCCGGTTAAGAAAAATGAAGTATTGATGGTGATGCAGTCTGCAGCCAATTACAAAGATATTTTAGAGCTGAAGAAAATAGTAGATTCCACCGCTCCCAATCAGCTGTACTCCTTCCCTATTTACAGAACGGCAGGATTTAAGCTTGGGGAACTGCAGGGGGAATATAACAACTTTGCTAAGGCTTTTCAGGATGAAGAGCTGTTTACCAGACTACAGCCTTATGCTCCGGAAAACCTGGCAACCAATCAGAGCCTTTCGGAATATAAAGTCAGAATGACCACTTTAAAGCAGCAAAAAAATCTTGAATCTTTAAAATACGATCTGACAAAGAAAAATTTCAACAGATCCCAGGAACTTTTCAACCAGGGAGTTATCTCTGCCATGGAACTTGAAAATGAAAAGATCAAATATCTTCAGGCTCAACAAAACCTTGAAAATATCAATATCTCCATTTCCCAGGCTGAGGAAGGAATTTCAAACCTGAATAAAACCAGAAGCGGAACTGCCATTAATACGGAAAAAGACAAAATTACTTACTCATCACAGACCTTACAGCTGTTTGAACAGCTGCGAAAATCTTTAAAACAGTGGGAACAGAATTATCTTGTCATATCTTCTACAGATGGCGTTGCCAGCTTCCAGCAGTTTTTTGGCGAAAATCAGTTTGTAAAAAGCGGTGAGCCTATCTTATCTATCCTTCCTGAAAATAAGGAGAAATTAGTCGGCAGAATGTCTGTACCTACCACCAACTCCGGAAAGATAATTCCGGGAGAAAAGGTTCTGATCAAACTTGATAATTACCGTTTCCAGGAATATGGAATCATAGAAGGAAAAGTTCAGAACATATCCCTGATCCCTGACGAAAAAGGAAATTACTATGTAGATGTTGTATTGCCTAAAGGACTAAAAACAAGCTACAATAAGACACTTACCTTTGATAAGGAACTTAGAGGAAGTGCAGAAATTGTAACTGAAGATCTGAGACTTATTGAAAGATTTTTCTATCAGATCAGAAAATTACTCGGCTACCAAAGCTAA
- a CDS encoding peroxiredoxin family protein, with protein MKKIYTLSAILAAFALQAQFTVTVQTPADFKDQDAILYTLNGSKDIIVTKEKIKNNTLTFKYPGHYMGMMKIYFPDSNNTVSFISENKNVNFKLNTQNNKVKDVIYLDEANDLMSKQQEGSQKKELILPALTQIKEYYKDNTDFGKALKTEIDRLSGTSASIDAAQHPFIAYYNTNYSKFLGNQSDPSKKVNQDEIINFLDKSGDMLESSSLLRPVLVAYLNSGGNTNVTGSVDKLLDRLKVETPRGQTVLSELIDIFDVYQMDEFKNKYLTQAKNLKCTINDRLASTLKSNANVEMGAVFPNTKFVSATNTTAKTLHDIKADKKVVVFWSSTCSHCESELPKLLEKYNELKAKNIQVVGLSLDVDKNSYTQKIAAFPWVNDSELRGWNSSYVDMYNVHATPTYFILDANNKIINKPDHVGDVLEYFKAK; from the coding sequence ATGAAAAAGATTTATACGCTATCTGCGATTTTAGCAGCATTTGCTTTGCAGGCTCAATTTACAGTCACAGTTCAGACTCCTGCAGATTTTAAAGATCAAGATGCAATTTTATATACACTAAACGGTTCAAAGGATATTATTGTTACAAAAGAAAAGATTAAGAATAATACTTTGACATTTAAATATCCGGGACACTATATGGGCATGATGAAAATCTATTTCCCGGACTCCAATAATACGGTAAGCTTCATTTCTGAAAATAAAAATGTAAACTTTAAACTGAATACCCAGAATAATAAAGTTAAAGACGTTATTTATCTGGATGAAGCGAACGATTTGATGAGCAAACAGCAGGAAGGCTCCCAAAAGAAAGAGCTGATCCTGCCTGCACTGACGCAGATCAAAGAATATTATAAGGATAATACAGACTTCGGAAAAGCATTGAAAACGGAGATTGACAGGCTTTCCGGTACTTCTGCCTCTATTGATGCAGCACAACATCCGTTTATAGCGTATTACAACACCAATTACAGCAAGTTTTTAGGAAATCAGTCTGATCCATCCAAAAAAGTAAATCAGGACGAAATTATCAACTTTCTGGACAAATCCGGTGATATGCTCGAAAGTTCCTCTTTATTGAGACCCGTATTGGTTGCTTATCTGAACTCCGGAGGAAATACCAATGTTACAGGTTCTGTAGATAAACTTTTGGACCGTCTTAAAGTAGAAACTCCAAGAGGGCAAACCGTTTTATCCGAATTGATCGATATTTTTGATGTATATCAGATGGATGAATTTAAGAATAAATATCTTACCCAGGCGAAAAATCTTAAATGTACCATTAATGACAGACTTGCTTCTACATTAAAATCCAATGCTAATGTTGAAATGGGAGCTGTTTTCCCTAATACTAAGTTTGTGTCGGCTACCAATACCACCGCAAAAACATTACACGATATTAAGGCAGATAAGAAGGTGGTTGTCTTCTGGTCATCTACCTGCTCGCACTGTGAAAGTGAACTTCCAAAGCTTTTAGAAAAGTACAATGAGCTGAAAGCAAAAAATATTCAGGTTGTTGGCCTGTCTTTAGATGTAGACAAAAATTCTTATACCCAGAAAATCGCTGCATTTCCTTGGGTGAATGATTCAGAATTGAGAGGATGGAACAGTTCTTATGTAGATATGTATAATGTTCATGCAACTCCGACGTATTTTATTTTAGATGCTAACAATAAGATAATCAACAAACCAGATCATGTTGGAGATGTTTTAGAATATTTTAAGGCAAAATAA
- a CDS encoding signal peptidase, which yields MKTINKLVLAFFMIIVSLVNAETPPQPDVQPASFAGGGGGGNGTGAPASPIDMYVYILGIVAIAFIFYYTKKYKSVKA from the coding sequence ATGAAGACTATTAATAAACTAGTATTGGCTTTTTTCATGATTATTGTATCTCTGGTAAATGCCGAAACCCCGCCGCAACCTGATGTACAACCCGCTTCTTTCGCAGGAGGAGGTGGTGGTGGAAATGGAACAGGAGCTCCTGCTTCGCCCATCGATATGTATGTATATATATTAGGGATTGTAGCAATTGCATTCATTTTCTATTATACTAAAAAATATAAAAGCGTAAAAGCATAA